One window of Klebsiella quasivariicola genomic DNA carries:
- a CDS encoding acetate/propionate family kinase, producing the protein MSYKIMAINAGSSSLKFQLLNMPQGALICQGLIERIGLPEARFTLKTPAQKWQETLPIADHHEAVTLLLEALTGRGILSSLQEIDGVGHRVAHGGERFKDAALVCDDTLREIERLAELAPLHNPVNALGIRLFRQLLPAVPAVAVFDTAFHQTLAPESWLYPLPWRYYAELGIRRYGFHGTSHHYVSSTLAEKLGVPLSALRVVSCHLGNGCSVCAIKGGQSVNTSMGFTPQSGVMMGTRSGDIDPSILPWLVEKEGKSAQQLNQLLNNESGLLGVSGVSSDYRDVEQAADAGNERAALALSLFAERIRATIGSYIMQMGGLDALIFTGGIGENSARARATICRNLHFLGLALDDEKNQRSATFIQADNALVKVAVINTNEELMIARDVMRLALPQARELAVSA; encoded by the coding sequence ATGTCATATAAAATAATGGCGATTAACGCCGGCAGCTCTTCCCTGAAGTTTCAGTTGCTTAACATGCCGCAGGGGGCGTTGATCTGTCAGGGATTGATCGAACGTATCGGCCTGCCCGAGGCCCGCTTTACGCTGAAAACGCCGGCGCAGAAATGGCAGGAGACGCTGCCCATCGCCGATCACCACGAGGCAGTGACGCTGCTGCTGGAGGCGCTGACCGGCCGCGGGATCCTGAGCAGCCTGCAGGAGATAGACGGTGTTGGCCACCGCGTCGCCCACGGCGGCGAACGCTTCAAAGACGCCGCGCTGGTCTGCGACGACACCCTGCGGGAGATCGAACGCCTGGCGGAGCTGGCGCCATTGCATAACCCGGTCAATGCGCTGGGCATTCGTCTCTTTCGCCAGCTGCTGCCGGCGGTACCGGCGGTGGCGGTTTTTGATACCGCTTTTCACCAGACCCTGGCGCCGGAGTCCTGGCTCTATCCCCTGCCCTGGCGCTATTACGCCGAGCTGGGCATTCGCCGCTACGGTTTTCACGGCACCAGCCATCACTATGTCAGCAGCACGCTGGCGGAAAAGCTGGGCGTACCGCTGAGCGCCCTGCGGGTAGTGAGCTGCCATCTGGGCAATGGCTGCAGCGTCTGCGCCATCAAAGGCGGGCAGTCGGTGAATACCTCAATGGGCTTTACCCCGCAGTCCGGAGTGATGATGGGCACCCGCAGCGGCGATATCGATCCGTCGATTCTTCCCTGGCTGGTGGAGAAAGAAGGGAAATCCGCCCAGCAGCTCAACCAGCTGCTGAATAATGAATCTGGGCTGCTTGGCGTCTCCGGCGTGTCCTCTGATTACCGCGACGTTGAACAGGCAGCCGACGCCGGCAACGAACGGGCGGCACTGGCGCTGTCGTTGTTTGCCGAACGCATTCGCGCGACTATCGGCAGCTATATCATGCAGATGGGAGGTCTGGACGCGCTGATTTTTACCGGCGGCATAGGCGAGAATTCCGCCCGGGCGCGGGCGACGATCTGCCGCAATTTGCACTTTCTCGGCCTCGCGCTGGACGACGAGAAAAACCAGCGGAGCGCGACCTTTATTCAGGCGGATAATGCGCTGGTCAAAGTGGCAGTGATCAACACCAATGAAGAGCTAATGATTGCCCGCGACGTCATGCGTCTTGCATTGCCGCAGGCGCGCGAGCTGGCGGTGTCGGCATAA
- the pduV gene encoding propanediol utilization protein PduV has translation MKRLMLIGPSQCGKTSLTQVLRGETLRYQKTQAIVWTPAAIDTPGEYLENRCLYSALLTSACEADVIALVLNADAPWSPFSPGFTAPMNRPVIGVITKADLAAPPRLEQVRAWLEAAGAEHIFITSALTGDGLDDLLACLNTEEYQCHIK, from the coding sequence ATGAAACGCCTGATGCTTATCGGACCCAGCCAGTGCGGCAAAACCTCGTTGACCCAGGTATTGCGTGGCGAAACGCTGCGTTATCAAAAAACGCAGGCCATCGTCTGGACGCCGGCCGCAATCGACACCCCCGGGGAATATCTGGAAAACCGCTGCCTGTACAGCGCGCTGTTAACCAGCGCCTGCGAGGCCGATGTCATCGCGCTGGTGCTGAATGCCGATGCGCCCTGGTCACCCTTTTCTCCGGGGTTTACCGCCCCAATGAACCGCCCGGTTATCGGGGTGATCACCAAAGCCGATTTGGCCGCTCCGCCCCGTCTGGAACAGGTCCGGGCATGGCTCGAGGCGGCAGGAGCCGAACATATCTTTATCACCAGCGCGTTAACCGGTGACGGGCTTGATGACCTGCTCGCCTGCCTGAATACAGAGGAATATCAATGTCATATAAAATAA
- the pduU gene encoding propanediol utilization microcompartment protein PduU: protein MEPQTPTERMIQEYVPGKQVTLAHLIANPGKDLFKKLGLPDAVSAIGILTITPSEASIIACDIATKSGAVEIGFLDRFTGAVVLTGDVSAVEYALRQVTRTLGELMRFTACPITRT from the coding sequence ATGGAACCGCAAACCCCTACCGAACGCATGATCCAGGAGTATGTCCCGGGTAAACAGGTCACTCTGGCGCATCTCATCGCCAATCCGGGCAAAGATCTGTTCAAAAAACTGGGCCTGCCGGACGCGGTCTCCGCTATCGGCATCCTTACTATTACCCCCAGTGAGGCATCAATTATCGCCTGCGACATCGCCACCAAATCCGGCGCGGTGGAGATCGGCTTTCTCGATCGCTTCACCGGCGCGGTGGTGTTGACCGGCGATGTCTCCGCGGTGGAGTACGCGCTCAGGCAGGTCACACGCACCCTTGGTGAGCTGATGCGCTTCACCGCCTGCCCAATTACCCGGACCTGA
- the pduT gene encoding propanediol utilization microcompartment protein PduT, protein MTQAIGILELTSIARGIELGDVMLKSANVQLLLCRTLCPGKYLLMLGGDVGAVQQAIAAGTARAGEMLVDSLVLANIHPSVLPAISGLNVVEQRQAAGIVETWSVAACISAADRAVKAANVTLVRVHMAFGIGGKCYMVVAGDIADVDNAVTVASDSAGEKGLLVYRAVIPRPHDALWQQLMEG, encoded by the coding sequence ATGACCCAGGCTATCGGAATTTTAGAACTGACCAGCATCGCCAGGGGCATAGAGTTAGGCGACGTCATGCTGAAAAGTGCGAACGTACAGCTCCTGCTCTGCAGAACCCTTTGTCCCGGAAAATACCTGCTGATGCTCGGCGGCGACGTCGGCGCCGTGCAGCAGGCAATCGCCGCCGGTACCGCGCGCGCCGGGGAAATGCTGGTGGACAGCCTGGTGCTGGCCAACATTCACCCCAGCGTACTGCCGGCGATCAGTGGCCTCAACGTGGTCGAGCAGCGTCAGGCGGCGGGGATCGTCGAAACCTGGAGCGTGGCGGCGTGCATCAGCGCCGCCGACCGCGCGGTGAAAGCGGCCAACGTCACCCTGGTGCGCGTCCATATGGCGTTCGGTATCGGCGGCAAGTGTTACATGGTGGTAGCTGGCGATATCGCTGATGTCGACAACGCCGTCACGGTGGCCAGCGACAGCGCAGGCGAGAAAGGATTACTGGTTTACCGGGCAGTGATCCCGCGACCACACGACGCGCTGTGGCAACAGCTGATGGAGGGATAA
- a CDS encoding 4Fe-4S dicluster domain-containing protein — protein MSEAIVPLPDMDAAEIRERVRAAGVVGAGGAGFPTHIKLQAQVDTVLVNAAECEPMLKVDQQLMAQQADRLIRGLGYAMTATGAREGIIALKAKYAAAIAALTPRLPEWARLHILPDVYPAGDEVLTIWLATGRRVPPAALPVSVGVVVNNVQTVLNIARAVEQGYPVTRRTLTVNGAVARPLTLTVPLGMSLREVLDLAGGATVDDPGFINGGPMMGSLITSLETPVTKTTGGLLVLPGNHPLIQRRRQDERTLLAIARTVCEQCRLCTDLCPRHLIGHELSPHLLVRAVNYRQAATPSLLLSALTCSECNVCESVACPVGISPMRINRLLKRELRAKNLRYEGPLRPADEMAKHRLVPVKRLISKLGLDPWYQEAPLTAVEPGVTCVTLPLRQHIGISAVPCVAPGEQVTRGQLLADIPADALGAPVHASIDGLVSAITEQAITLVRG, from the coding sequence ATGAGTGAAGCGATAGTGCCACTACCAGACATGGACGCGGCGGAGATCCGCGAGCGCGTCCGGGCTGCCGGCGTCGTGGGAGCCGGTGGCGCAGGCTTTCCGACCCACATCAAACTGCAGGCCCAGGTGGACACCGTGCTGGTGAACGCCGCCGAATGCGAACCGATGCTGAAGGTTGATCAACAGCTGATGGCGCAACAGGCTGACCGACTGATTCGCGGCCTGGGTTACGCGATGACCGCCACCGGTGCCCGGGAAGGGATCATTGCCCTGAAGGCGAAATATGCTGCGGCGATTGCGGCCTTAACCCCGCGGCTCCCGGAATGGGCCCGGCTGCATATTCTGCCTGACGTCTATCCGGCCGGGGATGAGGTGCTCACTATCTGGCTGGCAACGGGGCGCCGCGTGCCGCCTGCCGCGCTGCCGGTCAGCGTCGGCGTGGTGGTCAATAACGTGCAGACGGTACTCAATATCGCCAGAGCCGTGGAGCAGGGCTATCCGGTGACTCGCCGGACGTTGACCGTCAATGGCGCCGTCGCCCGTCCGCTGACGCTGACCGTACCGCTGGGCATGTCGCTGCGCGAGGTGCTGGATCTGGCCGGCGGCGCGACGGTTGACGATCCAGGGTTTATCAACGGCGGACCGATGATGGGCTCGCTTATTACCTCCCTGGAGACACCGGTCACCAAAACCACCGGTGGGCTGCTGGTACTCCCGGGCAATCATCCACTGATCCAGCGACGGCGGCAGGATGAGCGAACGCTGCTCGCCATCGCCCGCACCGTCTGTGAACAGTGCCGTTTATGCACAGATTTATGCCCCCGGCACCTGATCGGTCATGAGCTTTCCCCTCATCTGCTGGTGCGGGCGGTGAACTATCGCCAGGCGGCCACCCCGTCGCTGCTGCTCAGCGCCCTGACCTGTTCGGAGTGCAACGTTTGCGAGAGCGTCGCCTGCCCGGTGGGTATTTCACCCATGCGCATCAACCGTCTGTTGAAACGTGAACTGAGGGCGAAAAATCTGCGCTACGAAGGACCGTTGCGTCCGGCGGACGAGATGGCGAAGCATCGCCTGGTGCCGGTCAAACGGCTCATTAGCAAGCTGGGGCTTGATCCCTGGTATCAGGAGGCGCCGCTAACGGCGGTCGAACCGGGGGTGACCTGCGTCACCCTGCCCCTGCGCCAGCATATCGGCATCAGCGCCGTGCCCTGCGTCGCGCCGGGAGAACAGGTGACGCGTGGCCAGCTGCTGGCAGATATCCCTGCCGACGCCCTCGGCGCGCCGGTACACGCCAGTATTGACGGCCTGGTCTCCGCCATCACGGAGCAGGCCATTACGCTTGTAAGAGGTTAA
- the pduQ gene encoding 1-propanol dehydrogenase PduQ, with protein sequence MHTFSLQTRLYSGPGSLAALQRFSHQHIWIVCDGFLARSPLLDRLRAALPASNRVSVFSDITPDPTIHTVAKGIAQMHSLRPQVVIGFGGGSAMDAAKAIVWFSQQGGLPVDTCVAIPTTSGTGSEVTSACVISDPEKGIKYPLFHEALCPDMAILDPTLVVSVPPTITAHTGLDVLTHALEAWVSPQATDFTDALAEKAARLVFRALPVAVRQGDCVATRSKMHNASTLAGMAFSQAGLGLNHAIAHQLGGQFHLPHGLANALLLTAVIRFNAGEPRAAKRYARLARACRFCPPEAGEQEAFQALIAAVEMLKQQCAIPTLKGALQEKYPLFLSRIPAMVPAALADATLRTNPRPADGAAIAQLLESLQ encoded by the coding sequence ATGCACACCTTTTCTCTGCAAACGCGCCTCTACAGCGGCCCGGGCAGCCTGGCCGCGCTGCAGCGCTTTAGCCATCAGCACATCTGGATCGTCTGCGACGGCTTCCTGGCTCGCTCACCGCTGCTTGACCGGCTGCGCGCCGCGCTGCCCGCCAGCAACCGCGTCAGCGTGTTCAGCGATATTACGCCGGATCCGACCATTCACACCGTAGCGAAAGGGATAGCGCAGATGCATTCCCTGCGTCCACAGGTGGTGATCGGCTTCGGCGGCGGCTCAGCAATGGACGCCGCCAAGGCTATCGTCTGGTTCAGTCAGCAGGGCGGGCTGCCTGTCGACACCTGCGTGGCGATCCCCACCACCAGCGGTACCGGTTCGGAAGTAACCAGCGCCTGCGTCATCAGCGACCCGGAAAAAGGGATCAAGTACCCGCTGTTCCATGAGGCACTCTGTCCCGACATGGCGATCCTCGACCCGACGCTGGTGGTCAGCGTACCGCCCACGATCACAGCCCATACCGGGCTGGACGTGCTAACCCACGCGCTTGAGGCATGGGTATCGCCGCAGGCCACCGACTTTACCGATGCGCTGGCGGAAAAAGCCGCCAGGCTGGTGTTTCGCGCCCTGCCCGTTGCGGTTCGCCAGGGCGACTGCGTCGCGACCCGCAGTAAAATGCACAATGCCTCAACCCTTGCCGGCATGGCCTTTAGCCAGGCTGGCCTTGGGCTCAATCATGCTATCGCCCATCAGCTTGGCGGCCAGTTTCACCTCCCCCATGGCCTGGCCAACGCGCTGCTGCTGACCGCAGTGATCCGCTTCAACGCCGGCGAGCCGCGAGCGGCGAAGCGCTATGCGCGCCTGGCCAGGGCCTGCCGGTTCTGCCCGCCCGAAGCTGGCGAGCAGGAGGCTTTCCAGGCGCTGATCGCCGCGGTGGAAATGCTGAAACAACAGTGTGCCATTCCCACCCTCAAGGGCGCCTTGCAGGAAAAATATCCCCTGTTCTTATCGCGAATTCCCGCCATGGTGCCGGCCGCGCTGGCCGACGCCACCCTGCGCACCAACCCGCGCCCGGCCGATGGCGCGGCCATTGCGCAACTGCTGGAGAGCCTGCAATGA
- the pduP gene encoding CoA-acylating propionaldehyde dehydrogenase PduP has translation MNTAELETLIRTILSEKLAPAIASQDQQGIFRDVGSAIDAAHQAFVRYQQCPLKTRSAIISALRETLAPELAILAEESATETGMGNKEDKYLKNKAALENTPGIEDLTTNALTGDGGMVLFEYSPFGVIGAVAPSTNPTETIINNSISMLAAGNSVYFSPHPGAKKVSLKLIARIEEIAYRCSGIRNLVVTVAEPTFEATQQMMSHPRIAVLAITGGPGIVAMGMKSGKKVIGAGAGNPPCIVDETADLVKAAEDIISGASFDYNLPCIAEKSLIVVAAVADRLIQQMQDFDALLLSRQETDTLRAVCLPDGAANKKLVGKSPAALLAAAGLAVPSRAPRLLIAEVEANDSWVTCEQLMPVLPIVRVADFDSALALALHVEEGLHHTATMHSQNVSRLNLAARTLQTSIFVKNGPSYAGIGVGGEGFTTFTIATPTGEGTTSARTFARLRRCVLTNGFSIR, from the coding sequence ATGAATACAGCAGAACTGGAAACCCTTATCCGCACCATCCTCAGCGAAAAGCTCGCTCCTGCAATCGCCTCTCAGGATCAGCAGGGCATTTTCCGTGACGTCGGCAGCGCCATCGACGCCGCTCATCAGGCTTTTGTCCGCTATCAGCAGTGTCCGCTAAAAACCCGTAGCGCCATTATCAGCGCCCTGCGGGAGACGCTGGCTCCTGAGCTGGCGATACTGGCGGAAGAGAGCGCCACAGAGACGGGCATGGGCAACAAAGAAGATAAGTATCTGAAAAATAAAGCTGCCCTTGAGAACACACCGGGCATTGAAGATCTCACTACCAACGCCCTAACCGGCGATGGCGGGATGGTGCTGTTTGAGTACTCACCGTTTGGCGTCATTGGCGCCGTGGCGCCCAGCACCAACCCAACAGAAACCATTATCAATAACAGTATCAGCATGCTGGCGGCGGGTAATAGCGTCTATTTCAGCCCTCATCCCGGCGCGAAAAAGGTCTCGTTAAAGCTTATCGCCAGGATCGAAGAGATCGCCTACCGCTGCAGCGGCATCCGTAACCTGGTGGTAACCGTTGCCGAACCGACCTTTGAAGCCACCCAGCAGATGATGTCCCACCCGCGGATTGCCGTTCTGGCTATCACCGGCGGTCCTGGGATTGTGGCGATGGGTATGAAAAGCGGTAAAAAAGTGATCGGCGCTGGCGCTGGCAATCCGCCGTGCATTGTTGATGAAACCGCCGATCTCGTCAAAGCCGCGGAAGATATCATCAGCGGCGCCTCCTTCGATTACAACCTGCCCTGTATCGCCGAAAAAAGCCTGATCGTCGTCGCCGCGGTCGCTGACCGCCTGATCCAGCAAATGCAGGATTTTGACGCGCTGCTGCTGAGCCGACAGGAGACCGATACCCTGCGCGCCGTCTGCCTGCCCGACGGCGCGGCGAATAAAAAACTGGTCGGTAAAAGCCCGGCTGCGCTGCTGGCGGCGGCCGGTCTCGCCGTTCCGTCGCGCGCCCCTCGCCTGCTGATAGCCGAGGTGGAGGCGAACGACTCCTGGGTGACCTGCGAGCAGCTGATGCCGGTGCTGCCGATCGTTCGGGTCGCTGACTTTGACAGCGCCCTGGCGCTGGCCCTGCACGTCGAGGAGGGTCTGCACCACACCGCCACCATGCATTCGCAGAATGTCTCGCGGCTCAATCTGGCGGCACGCACGCTACAGACCTCCATCTTTGTCAAAAATGGCCCGTCTTACGCAGGAATCGGCGTCGGGGGCGAAGGGTTTACCACCTTCACCATCGCCACACCAACCGGAGAAGGCACCACCTCCGCACGGACGTTCGCCCGCCTGCGGCGCTGCGTGTTAACTAACGGTTTTTCCATTCGCTAA
- the pduO gene encoding two-domain cob(I)yrinic acid a,c-diamide adenosyltransferase PduO, protein MAIYTRTGDAGSTSLFTGQRVSKTHPRVEAYGTLDELNAILSLCVCAVAEEKHRTLLEALQQHIFWFSAELASDSEQPSPDQRYISSEEIALLEQTIDREMACVPALHQFVLPGRCEAASRLHLARTVARRAERRLVELAAEVTIRQILLRYLNRLSDCLYALARGEDHADHQRRLVAEIAARYLTASGSLSPDAPEAQPGSLSFHELHQLIRQAIEHARQLQVPVVVSIVDAHGTETVTWRMPDALLVSSELAPKKAWTAVAMKTATHELAATVQPGAALYGLESHLQGKVVTFGGGYPLWRDGQLIAGLGISGGSVEQDMAIAQAAMAAINVRTHQ, encoded by the coding sequence GTGGCTATCTATACCCGAACCGGCGATGCCGGCAGTACATCACTCTTTACCGGCCAGCGGGTTAGCAAGACGCATCCGCGCGTCGAAGCTTACGGCACGCTGGATGAACTGAACGCCATACTGAGCCTGTGCGTCTGCGCCGTCGCTGAAGAGAAACATCGCACCCTGCTCGAAGCCCTGCAGCAGCACATTTTCTGGTTCAGCGCAGAACTTGCCAGCGACAGCGAACAGCCATCACCCGACCAGCGCTATATCAGCAGCGAAGAGATTGCCCTGCTGGAGCAGACGATCGATCGCGAGATGGCCTGCGTGCCGGCGCTGCACCAGTTTGTGTTGCCCGGACGCTGCGAAGCCGCCAGTCGCCTGCACCTGGCCCGCACCGTTGCCCGTCGGGCGGAACGCCGGCTGGTAGAGCTGGCGGCAGAGGTCACCATCCGTCAGATTCTGCTTCGTTATCTGAATCGCTTATCTGACTGTCTGTATGCGCTGGCGCGCGGCGAGGATCATGCCGATCACCAGCGTCGGCTCGTCGCGGAGATTGCGGCCCGCTATCTGACCGCCAGCGGGTCGCTTTCGCCCGACGCGCCCGAAGCACAACCCGGCTCGCTCTCCTTCCACGAGCTGCATCAGCTTATACGGCAGGCCATCGAACACGCCCGCCAGCTACAGGTGCCGGTGGTGGTGAGCATCGTTGACGCACACGGCACCGAAACCGTGACCTGGCGAATGCCCGATGCGCTGCTGGTCAGTAGCGAGCTGGCGCCGAAGAAAGCCTGGACCGCCGTCGCCATGAAAACCGCGACCCACGAACTCGCGGCGACCGTACAGCCAGGCGCTGCGCTGTACGGTCTGGAGAGCCATCTGCAGGGAAAAGTCGTCACCTTTGGCGGCGGTTATCCGCTGTGGCGCGATGGCCAGCTGATAGCCGGCCTCGGTATTAGCGGCGGCAGCGTCGAGCAGGATATGGCTATTGCACAGGCTGCCATGGCGGCCATTAACGTGAGAACACATCAATGA
- a CDS encoding EutN/CcmL family microcompartment protein, which translates to MHLARVTGAVVSTQKSPSLNGKKLLLVRRVSADDDHPILATSGDEVAVDSVGAGVGELVLLCSGSSARHVFSGPNEAIDLAVVGIVDSLSR; encoded by the coding sequence ATGCATCTGGCACGCGTGACCGGCGCCGTCGTCTCGACGCAAAAGTCCCCCTCACTGAACGGCAAAAAACTGCTGCTGGTTCGCCGGGTAAGCGCGGACGACGACCATCCGATTCTAGCCACAAGCGGTGATGAAGTGGCGGTAGATTCGGTTGGCGCTGGCGTCGGCGAGCTGGTGCTGCTCTGCAGCGGCTCGAGCGCACGCCACGTCTTCAGTGGCCCGAATGAAGCCATCGATCTTGCCGTCGTGGGCATTGTTGACTCACTTTCACGCTAA
- the pduM gene encoding microcompartment protein PduM, giving the protein MNHEMLQRIVEEVAARLRRRALSTATLSVAQLGEADIHSLLCQHASLRIVQVDLPLLEQLAGQRALTAAGCALHEAMAWGVRVQLTLLPALLPALAVKKLARLPLTLSDPLGQPVRLHAASVVTYADVARLHGGYLVLRRHPIITALAREAAVARHVQLIKQE; this is encoded by the coding sequence ATGAACCACGAGATGCTGCAGCGTATCGTCGAGGAGGTCGCCGCCCGCCTGCGCCGTCGCGCCCTCAGTACGGCCACGCTCAGCGTGGCCCAGCTCGGCGAAGCGGATATCCACAGCCTGCTGTGCCAGCACGCTTCGCTGCGCATCGTGCAGGTGGATTTACCGCTGCTGGAGCAGCTTGCCGGCCAGCGTGCGCTGACGGCAGCCGGTTGCGCGTTGCATGAGGCCATGGCCTGGGGCGTTCGGGTACAGCTAACGCTGCTTCCCGCACTGCTCCCCGCGCTGGCGGTGAAAAAACTCGCCCGCTTGCCGCTGACGCTCAGCGACCCGCTTGGCCAGCCCGTCAGGCTTCACGCCGCATCGGTGGTCACCTACGCCGATGTAGCCCGCCTCCACGGAGGTTATCTGGTACTGCGCCGCCACCCCATTATTACCGCCCTCGCCCGCGAAGCGGCCGTCGCGCGGCATGTTCAATTAATTAAGCAGGAGTGA
- a CDS encoding phosphate propanoyltransferase gives MDKQQLASTVNKVLDEMRQRPIPIGISSRHIHLSAADYARLFPAQPIQPKKALLQPGQYAAEQTVTLVGPKGRLNNVRLLGPLRQTSQVEISRTDARTLGIAAPLRMSGNLQDTPGIRLISPFAELELRSGTIVAQRHIHMSPLDALILRVAHGDSVAVAIEGSDRRLIFDNVAVRVAPDMRLEMHIDTDEANAAGADAAQAWARLVTKP, from the coding sequence ATGGATAAACAACAGCTGGCTTCGACAGTCAACAAAGTTCTGGATGAGATGCGCCAGCGTCCCATCCCCATTGGTATCTCCAGTCGCCATATCCATTTATCGGCGGCGGACTACGCCAGGCTTTTTCCCGCGCAGCCCATCCAGCCGAAAAAAGCGCTGCTGCAGCCAGGACAATATGCTGCAGAGCAGACGGTGACTTTGGTTGGCCCCAAAGGGCGATTAAATAACGTGCGCCTGCTCGGCCCTTTGCGCCAGACCAGCCAGGTGGAAATCTCACGCACCGACGCCCGGACCCTCGGTATCGCCGCGCCGCTACGCATGTCCGGCAATCTGCAGGACACGCCGGGGATCCGCCTGATTAGCCCGTTTGCCGAACTGGAATTGCGTAGCGGGACGATCGTCGCCCAGCGACATATTCATATGTCGCCGCTTGATGCGTTGATCCTGCGCGTCGCCCATGGCGATAGCGTCGCGGTGGCGATCGAAGGCAGCGACAGGCGGCTTATCTTCGACAACGTGGCGGTCCGCGTAGCCCCGGATATGCGCCTTGAGATGCATATTGATACTGACGAAGCTAATGCGGCAGGCGCTGACGCTGCGCAGGCATGGGCCAGGCTGGTGACGAAGCCATGA
- a CDS encoding BMC domain-containing protein, with the protein MKQSLGLLEVSGLALAITCADAMAKAAAITLLALEKTNGSGWMVVKIAGDVASVQAAVMTGAELAERQQGLVAQKVIARPGEGLLPARVQAPSPAPDIAVTEENTAPTDTPSHSTELVTCNLCLDPHCPRQKGDPRSQCLHAGKRGDA; encoded by the coding sequence GTGAAGCAATCACTGGGATTACTTGAGGTCAGCGGCCTGGCTCTGGCCATCACCTGCGCCGACGCCATGGCGAAAGCGGCCGCCATCACGCTGCTCGCCCTGGAAAAGACCAACGGTTCCGGCTGGATGGTGGTGAAGATCGCCGGTGATGTGGCCTCTGTCCAGGCGGCGGTGATGACCGGGGCCGAACTCGCCGAACGGCAGCAGGGGCTGGTGGCACAGAAGGTTATTGCCAGGCCTGGTGAAGGCCTGCTGCCAGCCCGCGTCCAGGCGCCTTCACCCGCGCCTGACATCGCCGTGACGGAGGAGAACACGGCCCCCACAGATACCCCCTCCCACTCTACGGAGCTGGTGACCTGCAACCTGTGCCTGGACCCGCACTGCCCGCGACAAAAAGGCGATCCCCGCTCGCAGTGCCTGCACGCCGGTAAACGAGGTGACGCGTAA
- the pduJ gene encoding propanediol utilization microcompartment protein PduJ: MNNALGLVETKGLVGAIEAADAMVKSANVQLIGYEKIGSGLITVMVRGDVGAVKAAVDAGSAAASVVGEVKSSHVIPRPHSDVEAILPKSV; this comes from the coding sequence ATGAATAACGCACTAGGACTGGTTGAAACGAAAGGCCTGGTTGGCGCCATTGAAGCCGCTGATGCAATGGTGAAATCCGCCAACGTGCAGTTGATTGGTTACGAAAAAATTGGCTCCGGTCTGATTACCGTAATGGTTCGCGGAGACGTCGGCGCGGTCAAAGCCGCCGTTGACGCCGGGAGCGCGGCGGCCAGCGTGGTCGGCGAGGTCAAGTCCAGCCATGTGATCCCGCGCCCGCATAGCGATGTTGAGGCCATTCTGCCGAAATCTGTCTGA
- a CDS encoding glycerol dehydratase reactivase beta/small subunit family protein has protein sequence MESSVLAPAIVIAVTGECSEQWRDALLGIEEEGIPFVLQPQTDGDLVHHAWQAAQRSPLQVGIACDRERLIVHYKNLPASTPLFSLMYHQDRLDRRNTGNNAARLVKGIPFRDRNA, from the coding sequence ATGGAGAGTAGCGTACTCGCCCCCGCCATCGTCATTGCCGTCACTGGCGAATGCAGCGAACAGTGGCGAGATGCCCTGCTGGGCATTGAAGAGGAAGGCATTCCTTTTGTTCTGCAGCCACAGACCGACGGCGATCTTGTCCATCACGCCTGGCAGGCGGCGCAGCGTTCGCCGCTGCAGGTGGGGATCGCCTGCGACCGGGAGCGGCTCATCGTGCACTACAAAAATTTACCCGCATCAACTCCGCTGTTTTCGCTGATGTATCACCAGGACAGGCTGGACCGGCGAAACACTGGCAACAATGCGGCTCGTCTCGTCAAAGGGATCCCATTTCGGGATCGCAATGCTTAA